Proteins encoded in a region of the Candidatus Binataceae bacterium genome:
- a CDS encoding alpha/beta hydrolase, translating to MPLRNAVSIGALVALATTAALGTVPASRTSAAADVSAANPVMPPDAVTGTPVQLKTADGLTLGAHLYGGGDTGVILAHQYNGDQTGWTDFAMILAAHGYCALTFDFRGFPESGLIVHVPASPVDLKAAYDFLRPRVKHLFVAGASMGADAALALASQYPVTGLILLSTPVEFGGLNVYDADAEVKAPILFVETSDDPFVAGNSAILYEHATAKKALKIYPGHEHGTEMLRGAHGAELRNLILQFIADHSR from the coding sequence ATGCCACTGCGCAACGCGGTCAGCATCGGCGCGCTCGTGGCACTCGCAACCACCGCCGCTCTTGGAACGGTACCCGCGAGTCGCACCTCTGCCGCCGCGGACGTTTCTGCTGCCAACCCGGTCATGCCGCCTGACGCGGTCACTGGAACTCCAGTGCAGCTTAAGACCGCCGATGGACTGACGCTGGGCGCCCATCTCTACGGCGGGGGCGATACGGGCGTGATACTGGCACATCAATACAACGGTGATCAGACCGGTTGGACCGACTTCGCAATGATCCTTGCCGCGCATGGCTATTGTGCGCTGACCTTCGATTTTAGGGGCTTTCCCGAATCGGGGCTGATTGTGCACGTTCCCGCTTCCCCCGTGGATCTCAAAGCGGCCTATGACTTCCTGCGTCCGCGGGTGAAGCACCTGTTCGTCGCGGGGGCAAGCATGGGCGCGGATGCGGCGCTTGCGCTCGCCTCCCAGTACCCGGTCACCGGACTCATCTTACTGTCCACGCCGGTTGAGTTTGGGGGACTCAACGTGTACGACGCGGATGCAGAGGTAAAGGCGCCGATCTTGTTCGTGGAGACCAGCGACGATCCATTCGTGGCTGGTAATTCCGCAATTCTCTACGAGCACGCGACTGCCAAAAAGGCGCTCAAAATCTATCCTGGCCATGAACACGGGACCGAAATGCTCCGCGGCGCGCACGGCGCCGAACTTCGGAATCTGATTCTGCAGTTCATCGCCGACCACTCCCGCTGA
- a CDS encoding gluconokinase, which yields MILVLMGVSGSGKTTIGAMLAEALQWRFYEGDDLHSAANRSKMTRGIALTDADRLPWLHRIRRLIEQCLADGVDAVIACSALKRSYRQAIVTDARQVRVVYLKGSPKLIKARLGKRKGHFMPSSLLPSQFEALEEPRDAITIDVADPPAQIIAAIRKRLAI from the coding sequence ATGATCCTCGTTTTGATGGGAGTGTCTGGGTCCGGCAAAACCACCATCGGCGCCATGCTTGCGGAGGCGCTTCAGTGGCGGTTCTACGAGGGTGACGATCTGCATTCCGCGGCCAACCGCAGCAAGATGACTCGCGGGATTGCGCTCACCGACGCCGACCGGCTGCCGTGGCTCCACCGCATCCGCCGGCTGATCGAGCAATGCCTCGCCGACGGAGTCGACGCGGTTATCGCCTGCTCCGCTCTCAAACGTTCATACCGCCAAGCAATCGTCACCGACGCCAGGCAGGTGCGAGTCGTATATCTGAAGGGATCGCCCAAGCTTATCAAGGCACGGCTTGGAAAACGGAAAGGTCATTTCATGCCGAGTTCTCTTTTACCGAGTCAATTCGAAGCACTGGAAGAACCTCGTGATGCGATCACGATTGACGTCGCGGATCCGCCCGCTCAGATCATCGCCGCCATCAGGAAGAGACTTGCGATCTGA